From the genome of Triticum aestivum cultivar Chinese Spring chromosome 1A, IWGSC CS RefSeq v2.1, whole genome shotgun sequence:
aatgtggcactatgttctgaatttgtattaagtgtggcactatgttctaaatttgtattaagtgtggcactatgttttgaatttttattaagtgtggcactatattctgaatttttattaagtgtggcactatgttctgaatttgtattaagtgtgacactatgttctgaatttttattaagtgtggcactatgttctgattttttattaagtgtggcactatgttctgattttttattaagtgtggcactatgttctgaattttttatGTGCAGGAATGTTGGGAATGTGGTTGCTAAATGGGGACATTGATAAGGGTCATCGTGGTGCGATATggtatgagcgcaagcttgagcctctggtcactcgcaCTCCTAAAGAAAACTGGATGATACACCCAGGATGGCTTCAACGGTACGTgttttattaatttgcacactgacatgcatattaatgggagacactaactgaaatgttctctgatgaaggttgaaatgggccggccttttacctTTCGCGCGTCTGGTTGAGTCTATTCCGGATGAGAAATGGATCGCCATCGACGGGTCCTTgctgagctgcttagtggaccgttggaggccagagacccacacgtttcactttcgatggggagagatggctcctactctggaggatgtgtcacttttgctcggACTACCGTTGGCAGGTCATGCCATAGGACCGTTGGGcgcaccggctggttgggagcgAGCCCTTAAACAACGTTTTCATGGTGTTTTTCTTGATGCTtcggatccggtatgggagcatcacggacctaagtatgagtggTTGCTCAATTTCCGGGTAATTTCCCCAACCTCTTATCTTCAAGTTATCGTGCATATGGTTTTACAGAAAATAACTGCGGCTAACTAAAACTTTCTCTTTGCTTAATGCAGATCCAAAACTCCCGGGCGTCGTTGACTGCggaacagatcactcggagcctggaggcctacttaatgtggctttttggcaaggtgatgttcacagagaaccatgtcaccactattaacgcgctctacatccctatggcactcgagatagtgagcgctcagacggcggatcagatcagacagaggagttggggttcggcggtcttagcggctacataccgaggtatgtgcaacggttgccagcttacatcgagaaagccagcccttcttggatgccctctattcctacagctatggtcgtgggagaggttctttatagggcgaccagatgtacgTGTTCGTGAGCCTATAGACGCCATGTCTGATGCtgacggcatcgacatgcctactttcggtcTGTGTTGGACACGTCACGAGGTATGCACCATGTTATAGTGTAATGTAACTCTTTTTCTGCACAAGAGATAGTTCGATGCTAGCGGCTACTAACTTTTGTTTTCTGTagagacgctttgctagtgatcagaccaggaaggCATACACAGCATTGAACGAGCAGTTCGATGCGTACACCGGGGTCATCTAGCAGCCCTACATGGAAGCAGCAGCCATACAAGCGAGATACACTGGTGGTCTgtctgtgctatgcacaagggaccgagattactggataacaaaatcaaaaatcatcttcgatgtcttcgtcgaggagatggcacaacagagggttatgaggcaatttggtcttctgcatTTGGAGCTGCCTCCCCCTATAGAGAACCCAgtgccagcacacatccacaggtattaactaatttttcaatgttgcattatctttcatagtactccattcgaagctttaggtaattgttgaacacacaccacaattttaggacgacaaggaagggcatgaCCAGGACAACTGCTGACCGGCTAGTTAGACTAGAGTCGTATGTTGtagaatgggagacagcaaacacacatctatggcacgagaatcacaattttgatctcgatgaattcaatctctatttgcggcgctacatgaccggaacacgATTACGCACCGTTGAGCActcccacccagaggagataccggatcctactccgtcggatatgtacccgagctatgacacttcgggctctaggcagtacgcggtaagatatattttctttaagtaatgttgtcacatactttgACGTGCAAGAGACATACATTATTAATCGTCATGGAAATTTGTAGGCTACCTTGACACACGAACTCTACCAGgacgtgaccacctttggacgatcactgtcgtctggacctcttcttcagCACCGTCCAGTGCTACAACCCTTCTTGGAACGAATTCAGAACAAGATACAGACTGTGTACGAGGCTACACGTGCACCCGGAGAACCGACGTTgttcagcaccagcagcagcagccgcatcactccatgcaccgacatcaaccacgtccacgtctagcacatcagccgacaaccaggccaccccgtcctgaccaacctggcagttcAACGTGGCAGCAACCACAGCAATATGGccccacgtcgagcttcgtgttttctccacagccacagcaacacggtccctcgtcgagcttcgtgttttctccacagccacagcagcacggtccctcgtcgagcttcgtgtttgaGCCAGAGCAGCCGTCACAACCAGCAGGTAAGTGTCTTCATttttattgttttcaatattaattgaGGCGACCTCATTCTTCATGACTAAACGTTCCATCGTGCAGGAGCTTACGGATATCATGCGTCTATGTCagcatcacatgatacgtgggggagtgatcaacatcccgaggagAACATACATGCTCAGATGTCGCAAcacacccagtggatgaacatgtattcgactcctccaccaggccccacacaggatacacagcatgaccagggagagtctgaAATTCCTCCTCGTAACATTAGGCCACCTAACAGGTTGGGATGGTCGCCgcttccagatccgcctccccgccaggccagacgtcgtcactgacgcttccATCTATCAGTAGAGACATGACCATCTACTTATGtatgagacttatgtctattctatgtatgagacaaatgactatgtacttatgtatgagacatatgcctactctattttagtactctgttatccgaactacaacatcatatttagatagaacataatgctcGTACAACAAGATAGtataaacaactagatagaactacatctaaattaacgGTACATACGACTAAACTTACAACATACatcataaaaactacatgaagtcatcatcgtcatcctccgtcgatgcagaactcttgcccttcgaggatgcagaactcttacccttggacgatgcagaactcttgcccttcgaggatgcagtacTCTTGCCCTTGGACGATGCAAAACTCTTGCTctttgacgatgcagaacccggaagcggcggcatgaagatatcatcttcgtcctcgctctcctcagtccataaaaatggatgcttttctgcagtccttctgaaagtttcactctccggctccactaccttcttccaccttgcatgcaacctaagaagttctatatgtacctcctcataggtcctttcatgCCACCCAGACATACGTAATTCGTGAGCCAACTCATttattatggtgtcactaccggtgagttcgtcccatggaactatcctattgtccatcctgaaatcggtagctagcctcagaagagtcctgctcatctcagggtgaaaactacgatcaaaaggataatgggacatctcaactacactacactggaatgcttatcctcctctgtctgaagggggttttataggtagggATGACAAAATGGCGagaaagaacgactgcggtatggcgggaaacgattggcgggaaacgggtggcgggaaagagctggcgcgaacatatggcgggaaacgggtggcgggaaagagttggcgcgaacatatggcgggaaagagttggcgcgaacatatggcgggaaaataTTACGGGCAAAGGGTTGCACGAAATACGTCATAGTTTATAAAAAAAATCCAGGGACCGTTCGggaaaaaaatgatggcatgcaccgggcggcccacagcaggccaattAGTCCCTGTCGGCCCGCAGCTGGCCAATTAGTCGctgtcggcccacagcaggccaattAGGCTCTGTCGGCCCACTACTGGCCGACTGGACCTGAACTGGTGGCCGACAGGCCAATCGGCCAGCAGCTAGCCGATAGGGTctcagtcggcctgctgtgggccgactaggtccACTCGGCCGGCTGCGGGCTGACGGTGTATTATTTTCGAAAATTATTTTTTAAGCGTAAtatttgtgcaaattaataaaaaatgtattatttaaaaaaatctacATGAATCCATCCATGAAGAATGATCTGAAATGATTATTTAGTTGGCCGTATTTTAGCATCGATTTTTTTTCATGTGAGTCTTGATGGCAAAGGGGGGGAATGAAGTTATATTATGTTGCTCAGGATATGTCTTATGGGAGTTGGAAGTTAACTAGTTATTTCCATCTTCTCATTTGTGATTACTTTTTTATTAACTTATTACTATATGATGTGTTTGGCTTGCTACTCTACTTATGATTTTTATGGTGTATGGGACTGATATTCTTAGTTTTGTTGATTATGGATCCAAAtagtttttaaaaaaaatgcatctAGGGCAAGAAACTTGAGCGACCATCTTTTGcaaatacatactccctccgtctgaaataacttgtcccaagcttgttcctcaaatggatctatctagcactaacttgatgctagatacatccatttgagggacaagctttttcgaacAGAAGGAGTATATCTGTATGGCTAATATTTTGCGATTCCGTTGGCTGAACTAGACATATCAATAATTTAGGGTGGATACATAAACTTGTTATCACTTGACGGATTTATCCATCATGTCTCAGATGAACTTAATGGGCAAAAATTTCTATTGAAACTGAACATGTTGTGGAAAGCCCACCAGGCAGCCACTGCAATGGGCACAAACCTGAGGCGGCACATTGGTGCTCTGTAGCTAAATGTGCAAAGGGGCCACATGCAACCTCAGATGAGTGCCACCCATCGCCCAAGAGAGGCACTTAGTTTTTTAAATAATACTTACGACAAACTGAATATattcaaaagaacaaaaaaaatacttACAACATATAGATTCAAAAGCCTCCAGACCAGTCAATACGCGCAGAAACCAGTTGATTTCCTCACAACATTCTGCTTGGCATTATACTGCTGGTTCTCAGACcaaatatgtgtatcaccataTTCGGTTTTCATTTTGTTTGGCAATTCTGGTTGATACTTACTTCTAGATAGTTGTCAGAATTCGAGCAAAGTTGAGCATGATAAATAAGACATTGGAGAGTGCATCtgccatggatggatggatgcttgATGTTTCTTCTATCGTTCTCCTCTCTGCTCCGGCGTGAGGCCTCCCTTGCCGCAGGTGGGGCACTTCCTCATCCCAAACCCCTGGCAGTCGAAGCACCTGAACCATATCCCACAATACCAGCAGTTTAGCCACACAAACACTAATAAGTAACAATCCTATCCTAGCACAACaaatatatcatatcatcatgGCTTAACATTTGTCTTTTTAATTAATCAGAAAAACCTACTTCCATCTCTCAAAGATGTTGCCGTTCTTCTTGTTCCTGCCAGTCCCCTGCATCATCATTCATCAATCAGTTATCTCCACTCATCAATAGTTATTAAAAAAAAAGCATTTGCAGATAATAATAAATGGCCTTGAGAAGACAAGATATGTATGGCAGCAGCAAGCAGAGATTGGTCTTGCCTTGCAGCCTTCGCATTCCACTGCACCCTTCCCCCTGCATGTCTTGCAGCCTGAAGCCACCTGCACAGCACAAGCAGCATCTTCTTCAATACAACACTGGCAAGAATTGCTTCTGTGCAGCAAGCCAGCAACAATAGCCATGGCTACAACCAGCTGGTGCCGAGAAGATGAAGAAACTGAAATTATGTGACGAGATACACATACCAGTTTCGCCCCAGACTTGGACGCCATGGCCGGAAGCATCCTGGTCCTGGGCGTCGCTCGCTGCTGACATGAGAAACAGCTGCGGCTCGTGGCGGTGGATGCCCTCAGGGAGACCAAGCTAGCACTGGCAGGCTCcatagctgctgctgctgcttgcctcaGAAACCTTCCAAGTTTTACAGCCCTATGCAGTGCAATGCACAAGGCAAACCATCCTCAAGCCTCTGAAGAAGAGAGACAAAGGACAGCGACTGGGAAACTTTGTAGCCACAGAAACAAAGAAATATGAGTAGTAGCATTATTTGTGGTGTGAGGCCTTGTGGCCATATGATGAGGATAAGGATAAAGCTGATTTTCTATCTGCCCTCACAAAGAGCTACAAAAACAGCATCTGTTTTCAGCAGCACAGCTATAAAATACAGCATCTCACATGTCTAAACAAATATAACATCACACCAAGAAGACCACATTTTCTCTAACAAATGAACAGAAAAAAGAAGACTGGTTCTTTTAAAGTAATCATAGTGTGGTATCCGTGCACACAAATACATATGTTCTTTCTTCTGTTCCCAGCAGAGGACTAGCTTTCTTCATCGACGATAATAGTTGCTCCTGTGCCTATCCCAAGCTCCACAAGCGAAGCCGTCTCTTCTTCAAGTAGTTGTGGTAGTGGGCATCCCTgctaaaacacaaccatagcatgaataataatctaTTTCAAATATTGGCATATTCACAAGCAGGTTCTTTCGGAGACAACTAAGCAGTACTTTTTTTAATCAGACTTTTGTACATGAGCAATAGAACTCCAGAAGTTCAACTGTGGAGGAAATAATGGAGAGACACAATATATGTCATACCTCTTCTTCAAGAAATAATCTCAGTTTGATGTCCTTCAGTTTAAAGAAGCTCTCGCACAAAGATTTCAGCTTTCCAACCTACACAAAAAAAAATGACAGTTAAAACATTGAATGCGACAAAGCAGATCGGATGAACGATCTGTCATCACTGTAAGCAGTACAAATAAGTGCCAGAGGGAGCCAAAAATAAGGATAGACAAGTGGTATGAAGCACTTACAGTAGTTGCAGGAGGCAGTTTCTTTGTCAATGGTTGCTTCTCACCCATGGATGGCCCCACACATTTCAAGGTGATACCTGCATGCAGAACAGAAAAATCCCAGTTCATTCATGTAGCCATATTATTGTCCAATTTATGTAGTTCAAGATAATTACTTATAAGCCCAGAAGCCATCTTTTGTGGGCCTGACGTCCTTGAAGTTGGCTTCTCATCCTCAATGCCATGAAAGGCCTTCAGTTCAGCAAACCTGCATTAACAATTATGTGCTGCCTAAGTATAATCAATTAATTACTGTTGATCCAAAAATCAGGAATCTTTTGAGAATTAATCAAATTGGCAAGCAATGCCACAAAACACAAATACATGTCAGCGATAAGCAAACCATATAGTCCTAATTGACTAACAAGTGAAACATAGCACTTTACAGTCAGTTAATGTTACAAAAGTATTCTTCTCATTAGAGAAGATAAAATCATACAAGTACTCCTCTAGTTAGAGAGGTCACTGCATTAGGGTGATATTGCAACATCAACCTTCTGAGATGAACATGGGAACACCATTTGAGCAATTGGATTTTCTATTTTCTTTAAAGAAATGCTCAAATCAATGGATTATCTCCTCGATGGATCCTTAAGTGCCAAAATGGAACGGAATTTTGACAAACTTACCTAGGGTGTAGCTGTTTGAGCACTTCTGGGTCACTTGATTCTGCTTTTCCCATAACAAGGCGAATGTATCTATAATGTCACATCACAAGTATCAGAATTATGAAGATAGGCAAACCATATTTATTTAAAGATGTGTGAAATTAAAGAGGCTTTCTCAGAACGCTAGAAGAAAATTAATGGACATGGAGAAAAACACAAATATGACCCCGCCAACCAACTTGAGATGACTAGCCAGCCATACACGATCAATGTCATAAAGCAGGTAATAATTTACAGGGACAATGGCTTTTCCTACAAGATGGGCAAAAGTGATTAACTGACCGTATTTCTGCTTCCCTCCGTTCACGTGCACTTACCTAGAAAAAGAATGACATATTAAGGATGCAATGTATTGCTACATACATGCTGAAGGCACACCCAGAGAAACAGCAATTACCTCACTGCCATTTAGTATTTTAACATTTCCTAGTCGAGCAACAAGCACAAATCGAGGAGCACCACCCTTGGCAGGATCAGCTATAGGATTATCAGAAATCCTGACGTCCTTCAAGAAAAAACAGATTTCAGTGTAGCTATGTCGATTTATATACCAAAGTAAAATTTGGAAGGATGATTCCTTGGAAACTAGCTCACCATTAAACTTGGAAAGAGGTTAAGTGAATCCACAGAAGGAAAGTCTTCTATTTCATTAGATCCTGAAGCATTTAAATGTCACCATTAGCACAACATGCCTGTTTCTACTTGAACAGCACAGAAGGCAGTACAAGGTATTGTCTTATACTCTTAGGTTTGTGAAGTACGGGAATACACGAAAAGGCAAGCACGAAAAATACCTAATAAAAGGACTTGCAATTTTTCGAAGGCCGGAACAGCTACATCACCAAGAGGCCCTGATGATGGAAGATTAGACGGGTATCTTACATGCTTTATCTTGTTCTTGTTCAAATGGAGCTGTTCCAAGCTGCGAGTCACAAGATCCAAATGAAAGAAATGCTGAAGTAGCAGTAACTTAAGTACAAAAGCTTCAATTTTTATACTTGTACCTTCTTAAATAAGAAAGTTTCACCATTTCATCCCATGAAACAATGTGATTGTCTTCCAAATTTAAGAGCCGCAGTGTATCGAAACCTTGCACAAATTTTCCAACTGGGGTCTGGAGAAGATGGTAAAATACAGTTAGTCCTCAAATATTGTTTAATGCACACTTTGCTGAAGGAATAAAATTATGAACTACAAACTTTGGGAATGGTTATCCATTTAAAATGCAGCACATTGGCAATGAACTGGCAGAAAGCTTCCAAAAGCATTTATTAGGTACTGAGGTGTTTTGCTCTTTTCTTTGGATACAGATGAGATGAAGAACAAGAAAATAGCAATTTTATGTAAAGCACATAAGAACAGAAGTACGAGGAGAAATGCTAACCGTGATTATGTTCAGCTTGTTCCATATTAGGTGGAGGTCAGTGAGACATGCAAATGGAACTTTAAGCTTTTCAATCTGTTCCACATAAGTCAGCATCAAACTTCTAGTGTGATTGATGATTTGATATCGACTGATAATATTTCAAGTAGTCCGCATGCAGCATAGCACATACCAGTTCCCAGGTTACACCACAGTTGTTGAGAACCAAAACACGAATATTCTTC
Proteins encoded in this window:
- the LOC123185326 gene encoding tubulin-folding cofactor E isoform X1, which gives rise to MAAAGAAGFRLGQRVHAAGDPRRSGTVRYLGPVDGHSGDWVGVDWDGGAGGRHDGSLAGRRYFAAAGDRSASFARPSALSAGIALPDALRLRYRVDDFTKEEEDEMYVFSTSQKRVSVELVGTNKVRDKLKNFDELLCASVSFMGVSSAGSPEELQGLVPNLRQLDLTGNLISQWQDIFSLCQALPSLEVLDLTNNTMENDFVESPLLKNIRVLVLNNCGVTWELIEKLKVPFACLTDLHLIWNKLNIITTPVGKFVQGFDTLRLLNLEDNHIVSWDEMVKLSYLRSLEQLHLNKNKIKHVRYPSNLPSSGPLGDVAVPAFEKLQVLLLGSNEIEDFPSVDSLNLFPSLMDVRISDNPIADPAKGGAPRFVLVARLGNVKILNGSEVSARERREAEIRYIRLVMGKAESSDPEVLKQLHPRFAELKAFHGIEDEKPTSRTSGPQKMASGLISITLKCVGPSMGEKQPLTKKLPPATTVGKLKSLCESFFKLKDIKLRLFLEEEQGCPLPQLLEEETASLVELGIGTGATIIVDEES
- the LOC123185369 gene encoding protein PHOTOSYSTEM I ASSEMBLY 2, chloroplastic, with the translated sequence MEPASASLVSLRASTATSRSCFSCQQRATPRTRMLPAMASKSGAKLVASGCKTCRGKGAVECEGCKGTGRNKKNGNIFERWKCFDCQGFGMRKCPTCGKGGLTPEQRGER
- the LOC123185326 gene encoding tubulin-folding cofactor E isoform X2 — encoded protein: MAAAGAAGFRLGQRVHAAGDPRRSGTVRYLGPVDGHSGDWVGVDWDGGAGGRHDGSLAGRRYFAAAGDRSASFARPSALSAGIALPDALRLRYRVDDFTKEEEDEMYVFSTSQKRVSVELVGTNKVRDKLKNFDELLCASVSFMGVSSAGSPEELQGLVPNLRQLDLTGNLISQWQDIFSLCQALPSLEVLDLTNNTMENDFVESPLLKNIRVLVLNNCGVTWELIEKLKVPFACLTDLHLIWNKLNIITTPVGKFVQGFDTLRLLNLEDNHIVSWDEMVKLSYLRSLEQLHLNKNKIKHVRYPSNLPSSGPLGDVAVPAFEKLQVLLLGSNEIEDFPSVDSLNLFPSLMDVRISDNPIADPAKGGAPRFVLVARLGNVKILNGSEVSARERREAEIRYIRLVMGKAESSDPEVLKQLHPRFAELKAFHGIEDEKPTSRTSGPQKMASGLISITLKCVGPSMGEKQPLTKKLPPATTVGKLKSLCESFFKLKDIKLRLFLEEEGCPLPQLLEEETASLVELGIGTGATIIVDEES